One Paraglaciecola mesophila genomic region harbors:
- a CDS encoding ribokinase: MAVINFGSINVDHVYQVDHFVQPGETLASTHYQCLLGGKGANQSIALAKAGAEVRHVGRINESDANFKQVMIKHNINCKYVACTDSPSGHAIIQVTPTGENAIVLFGGANHEISPKDVMAALDGAKSSDWVLTQNETSSIDEVLKQAKEAGLKVAFNPAPMTDSVKQLPVDCIDLLIVNEVEAEEISGHKDIDAMEKYFQTNWPNCEIIITLGKAGVCMLKNERRIEVDAFVVDAVDTTAAGDTFIGFFLSAYSEHTDAKTALTRACAASALAVTQVGAAQSIPDEDQVNRFLAKHHS, encoded by the coding sequence ATGGCAGTTATTAACTTTGGTTCTATTAATGTGGACCATGTTTATCAGGTAGATCACTTTGTGCAGCCTGGTGAAACCCTAGCCTCAACACATTATCAATGTTTACTTGGCGGCAAAGGTGCGAATCAATCTATTGCACTTGCTAAAGCGGGAGCTGAAGTACGTCATGTAGGACGTATCAACGAGTCCGATGCTAACTTCAAGCAAGTCATGATCAAGCACAATATCAACTGTAAGTATGTAGCCTGTACTGACAGCCCTTCGGGTCATGCCATTATTCAAGTCACTCCCACCGGCGAAAATGCCATAGTGTTGTTCGGCGGCGCGAATCATGAAATATCACCGAAAGATGTGATGGCAGCCCTTGATGGTGCCAAGTCGAGTGATTGGGTGTTAACCCAAAATGAAACAAGCTCAATAGACGAAGTGCTCAAGCAAGCAAAAGAAGCCGGTTTAAAAGTCGCCTTCAACCCTGCGCCAATGACCGATTCAGTTAAACAATTACCAGTAGACTGTATCGATTTACTGATTGTCAACGAAGTCGAGGCCGAAGAAATTTCTGGTCACAAAGATATCGATGCTATGGAAAAATATTTCCAAACAAACTGGCCTAATTGCGAAATTATTATTACTTTAGGTAAAGCAGGTGTTTGTATGCTCAAGAATGAGCGCAGAATTGAAGTGGATGCTTTTGTAGTGGATGCGGTAGACACAACCGCCGCTGGTGACACCTTCATTGGTTTCTTTCTCTCCGCGTATAGTGAGCATACTGACGCGAAAACTGCACTCACGCGAGCTTGTGCTGCATCGGCCTTAGCTGTTACCCAAGTGGGTGCAGCCCAATCAATTCCAGATGAAGATCAAGTTAATCGCTTTCTTGCTAAACATCATAGTTAA